Below is a genomic region from Fusarium oxysporum f. sp. lycopersici 4287 chromosome 12, whole genome shotgun sequence.
TCTCGATGGTGGTCGTCTCCGCGCTCAGCTCAACAGACTCATGTTTCTTCGTGATTGGACTCCATGGCTGAAGTCAGTCGAAGAGATCCACGCCTTCGTTACTCCTCCCATTCAAGAAaccatcaaggagaagcatgAGCGTGaaaagaagaccaaggaggGCGCAACTGACTTGGAGCCTGAGCGAACTGATCTTCTCTGGACAATGGTACAAAACCTTGAGGACGTTGAGGAGCTGAGGTCGCAGATCTGCTTGATTCTCGTCGCCAATATTGACACTACGTCTGTGTTCATTAGCAACTGCGTCTGGTGGCTTGCTCGTTATCCTGATGTCTGGGATAAGATCCGCCAGGAGGTGCATGAATTGGGCGACATCCCAATGAATTTCTCAGTTCTTCGAAACATGAAGTATCTGAACTGCGTCATGAACGAGAGTAAGTATATCACCTTAGCTTCCCcgcatcttctcaagctaACGTAAAAGCTCATCGCATGATCCCCAACAACGTCTCTCAACTTCGCGGTGCCTTTGAGGATGTCGTGATACCAGTAGGCGGTGGTCCAGATGGCAAATCACCGACCCTCATCCGCAAGGGTGATCTagttctcatcaacaagaccgtCATGTACCGTGATCCCGAGGCATGGGGCGAGGACTCAAATGAATTCAAGCCTGAGAGGTTCGACGGATACCGAGGCTCGTGGGGATTTTTGCCTTTTGGTGGTGGACCAAGACGGTGCCCGGCTCAGATGATGGTTCAGACTGAGGCGGCGTATATCCTTGCTCATCTTGCTAAGACTTTCAAGCGCATCGAGCCTCGCGACCCAGAGCCGTACGTGCCTGTTATGAGGATTGGGCCGTCGAATAAGACTGGTGTCAAGGTGGCTCTATACAGATGATACGGGGTTCTTTGGCAAAACCTACATGTTTGAGCGATCGAATGGCGTTTTAGTGTTACTTTACAGTTTCTAGCTCTTGTCAAAGGCCATATGGAGTATCTACGTATATGACACTAAACAACTACGCCTGAGAGTGCCACCTATAGTTTTGTATAGAATCAAGTCAGTAGAACTATTTTCCAAACTGTTCTCAGATTGCTCTTGTCCTATATCAAGGGCTGGTCTCGCACTTCCGAGCTCTCTGTTGTTTCTAGGTAAATTACCTCCAATTTCGTCTGCATCTTCCCCATCAAGGACTAAAAGAATCTCCGTCGAGCGCCCCGTTGAGAATTTGTGATACAGAGAGAAGGCCGCAAAGAAAGTGTTGAAAGTGAAGGTGCGGCATCTGATTGGGCACGGAGAATAGCGGGATATTACGTGTTATACCGGGCCCTGCCTTGACATCCGTAAAGGAGACGCATTTTCGAGTGGATCTGCAGTCAACAATTCTGAACCGTTTGCCAACACCGTAGAAAGGGCCGATTATAGATTCTATCTGTAGTGTTTGAACTTGCTCGATGGTACACTTGCTTTCATCCAGTTCTTCATCCAAACTCGGGACCTTTCTACAACTTCCACCTTCACAGCGAATTGAGTGCCAGTCTGAATAGTACTATCACGATGGAACTCGCTATCGCACAACCAATCACGCTGAAATGCGGGCTCACTTTACCAAATCGGCTCACCAAAGCCGCCATGGCCGAAAGATTGGCTGACAAAGACGGCCTTCCAGGTGGCAAACAATGTCTCTCAACCTACAGTGAATGGGCGAAAGGAGGTTGGGGCTTGATCATCAGTGGTAAGGGTTGCTCAAACGATCACAACTCACCACATTCTTGACCAATTGACAGGTAATGTTCACATCGATCCCGCTCATCCCGGTGCACCAGGGGACTTCACAGTGAACCGGGATGTCCCTAGAGAAAAGACTCTCGCggcttggaagacttggGCCAGTGCTTGTTCACTGAACGGAACTAAACCTATCGTCCAGATTAACCATCCAGGACGGCAAGCACCATTTGTCAAAAGCCTTGCTCCAAGTCCAATTCCTCTAGATCTTGGCAAGGGTCTGTTCCCATGGCTTGTCAGATCATTGGTATATGGAACTCCCAAGGAGATGACCCAAGCTGACATAGATGATGTGGTGACGAGATTTGCTGAAGCAGCGAAGCTATCAGTGGAAGCGGGCTTTGCGGGAGTAGAAATCCACGCTGCACATGGATACTTGTTGGCGCAGTTCTTGTCCCCACTTTCGAATGAGCGAACAGATGACTATGGAGGCTCCCCACTAGCACGGGCCAAGATTGTTGTCGACGTCGTCAAAGCTGTCAGAAAAGCTGTACCAGCTGGAGCTTGTGTCGGCATAAAGGTCAATTCAACTGACCACACAGATTTGGGCGACTTCATCACTCAGCTGAAGGCCATCGTTGATGCTGGAGTTGACTTTGTAGAGGTCAGTGGAGGGTCCATCGAAGATCCCATGTTCAGCACTGGCCTGCACACAACAGTTAAGGCAAGTACCAAGGCTCGAGAAGCCTTCTTCGTCGACTTTGCAAACGCCATCAGATCTGAGCTTCCAGACGTCCCCATCATGTTGACAGGTGGCTTTCGGACCCGGCAAGGTATGGAGGCTGCCGTGAAGGGAGGCAGTTGTGATCTGGTCGGTTTAGCTAGGCCATCGGTCATAGACCCTGCCCTTCCAAAGAAAGTTCTGGACACCAGTATACCAGAGTATGGGGCCTTGGCATATGCTAAAAGGATTGAGGCGTGGAGTTGGGCCAAGTATACTGGAATCAAGGCCGTTGGCATGGGGGCTGAAACGGTATGTCCACATCCTACAACTCTGATAACGGTGGAACTAATAAAGAGAATAGCTTTGGTATACAAATCAGATTGGGCGGTTAGGTGCCGCAAATAATTGAGCTCAAGTATTTGGTTTCATGTGTTTTGTATTTTGATAGATTTACAAGAAGTTGACGTACATCGAGCCATTAATCCAAGCCCACCATAACTGAGAGAATGATGATTGAGTCTACTGCCTGAGCTTTGCGAATGATATGGTCAAGTACTTGCTTAGATCATGTATGCACCTAAGCGGCAACATGCGTTTACTAGTAATAGTATGCAAGAAACCCTGCTAGCTATGAAACTATCCAGCCCCAATCCATCGCGTATTTCACAGCAAAGAAGCAGGTCTGCCCCTATCGTACAAATGCAACCATAATGGAGGACAGCAACGCTATTGTTATTGTCGGAGCCGGTTGCATTGGACTTTGCACGGCATATCAGTTATCCAAGTCACTCGACAGCCAGGGGCGCAAACCCAGTATCATCGTTGTGGATGCAAGTGACAGACCATTCGCTGCCGCTTCGTCAGCTTGCACACTGCGTGGTGCAGCGGCGTCATTCCGTCATTGTCAGactcttccttctcagctCCTGTAGCTATGAGCAATTGAACAATCTTTCTCTGTCCATACATTACTGCACCATGCAAAGTGGTCCGTccattctttgtcttgacTGTCTTTGTTGACACCCTCGTTCAGAAGATATTCAACAAGCCTCCTGTGGCCACACCAGGCAGCTTCACTCAAGGTTTAAAACCCAAAGTCTGTGACAGTGTCCGTCTCAGCACCCAGGCCAATTAGTTGTTGGACAGTCTTGATCTTACCCAGACTACAGGCAATCATCAAAGGCGTTTCCCCATCCTTATTTCTAGCAAAGTCAGATCATATTCACGCAATTCGATTGAGCTGAAAATCAGGCTCTGGAACTTCTGTTTGTAATGAATTGATTTGTTCTCTGACCAATAACAAGATGTGTAGCTCCGCCTTGCCTAATATTGAGGCCCTCCACCAACGTGAATCGCCAAGCCAGCCAGTAGGAACAAAGATGACAATGCGCTTCCGAAAGAATGCATAGGGATTTATACTAGGCCTGTTCCTATCTACTTACTTCGACAACCTTTGTCAGATCTCGATTCATCCTCACATAGCCTTCCTGTAGCTCGTTCAGTTTTCCCGCCGCAGCAGCTATTGGTGCCAGGATGCCAGAAAAACGCTCCCCTTGAGTAAATCGCGTCCATCGTCCATCCTCGACAGCTTCCAGGCGACACCAGTGCTCTGTATCGAAGATAATCGGTGTCAAGATATTGCCGTTCCATCGAAGCTCTTTTTCAGGCTGTAATACTGATACAACATTGGTGTATGTCTGGTTATTCTCGATCGTGATGGTCTGTTTGCTTCCAACGGCGAGTTCAGTGTGTGGCGGTTGCACTTGAATCGAAGTGACGAAGGTATTCCATTTTGGCCAAGACTCCAAGTCCATTAACACGCTCCAGACTTGCGATGGAGGCGCTGCAATTGTGATTGATTCCTGGATTTCGCGCATTTTGATTGTAATTGAGTTGAGTAGTGTGATATGCCAACTGTATTGGATCTGAGTGGGGGGAATACTTTGGACTACCAAGAGTTTACTATTAGCTTTATATATAATCCATACTTGATTCATTTACTGCTCGATTCTGGAGAAGTGATTACTTTGTGAAGCGGCACGGCGCATATGGATGACCGACGCAGGCTACTTCAGCTATGACGTCAACCAGTTCGGGGTGTTATTTGTCCGCTCAGGCTATCCAGTGCCTCAAGTCTCCCCGAGAATGTCGCATCTATTGTCCCGAtgcaacaacaacagcaacatggCTTGTCTAGCAATTATCATTTGGTCTTTTCTCTCTTGGTTTGAACTTCAAAAGGCAGTGGCTCATAAAATCTTAAGAAGCTCTCTGGTCTGTCTAATCGGTACTAAGAAGCAAGCAAAACTAGGGTATTGTTGTCTTTGGTCATTTCTGTACATTAACATAGGGACGTCACACTACTCTGTACCATTACTGTTCACTTAAACAAGGATTTATCTAATAATGGTATCTGTCTTTCATCAGCACAAAGCCTCGTCAGTTGCTATAGCAAGACGCTAACTATCCGAGTCAACCTTtcccaagcccaagctcgTATTTACTGCAGCGACCACGTAAAATCGTCATTGAAGACGACAGTGGCGCTGGTCCTTCCCGACATGTCAATTTCAATGCTCTGATCATGGATCCCATCAATCATGGTACCACTTTGGCCATCGCGTTGGAACCAGACCCGGATCCTGTTGTTAGGCTTAATCTCCTGACTGGCGCCTCTCGGGAGTTGGATAGAGCCGACGTAGATGGGAGCCCTCGAGCCATTGATGGTTCTGTACACAATGGGGGAAGCTCTGTCGGCCTGGTTATTGAAGCGAATACCGTCTTGAGGTCCACCGTCGTTGACACTGCCTCGATAGTCTGGAGTCAAGGTGTAGGTCTGGCCGGGCCTGATGGAATCGACATTAGTCGATGCCTGAACTTGGACTGAAGAGCTGTTTAGCATGTTGATTTTTTAAGCTGCAACATAGATGACTTCCATACCTCCTTCCATGAAGTTGGATTGACTGGCAGCAATACCAAGGTCATCATTCCAGTTAAACTGAGCATTAGGCGCAATACCTTAATCATAATCGTCAGTGTAAGTTAAAGTAGAGGAACGCAAAGCCTTACTGCTGGTTGATGCTATGACCTTGTATCCCTCGCGTTCCACTCCAGAAGCAAAGCAGAGCTTGTAACCCTGCTGCGCGAATTGTTGTATGGCCGCGCGCCCTGGAACCTTGACTGTCAGAGAAAAGTTGGTCATTTTGACAAGGACTTGTGGTGGGGATTGATAAGGAacagtgatgatgaaatgtTTGTTGTTTTCTGTGGAACAAGAACCAAATCAGGGAAACAGAAACGTCTTTTATAACCCACAGCGTCCCAGAAAGCCAGCTGACCTCAACAGTTTTGGACTTTAATGGGAGCTCAGCTGGCCACGTTAATGCAGCTTACTATAGTTCATACCACTTCCTTAGAAACATACATAGGCGGGCGGTTGACTACAGGCAGCTTACTGTAGCTATCGAACCTTACCAACCTATGGCTGCAGTCTTTCTGAGCATATTGAGAGACATGGCGTATACTGTTCAATAGTCTGCTCAGCATTTCACACTAGTCTTTGCCCAGACCAATCTTGGGCAGATAGTACAGCCAGCCACGATAAACCCCGCCCGCCAATTGAGGCTAGACAGTTGCAGATGTCTCTGGCAAAGCATACGGCGTTAAGGAATACTTACATATGGTACATGCTTACGTCGTATCTTATGTACTCTTTAACAGACACCTGGCTGTAACCTCATCCAGTCTTGTCCTGCACATGGCATCTATTGCCCCAACGCAATGTCAATTACAATTCTTTGTCCTGAAAATAACTGCATGAAGTTGTGACTTATTCTTTGAACATCAAATTGTTAGAACTGTTGCTTTGTAATTTTCATTCAGCTCTCTCCGTTCTCGGCCTGCTTGGTTTCAAGGCGCGAGCAAAACCAGCCACAATGGGTGCTTCACCTGCCACAGTAGCTCGTTCCGCGAAAGCGGAATGCGATGTGATCCATATGCAGTGTTCTGATTGGCGGCtgctttttcctctttcgaCGATTCACTCCACTATCGATGTTCGCCTATCTTAGTGCCAGTCAGAAATCTCGGCGAGTGAGAAAAAGATCCCGCGGGATATTGTTGCTGATATTGAAGAGCTGATAACatctaatattaatttaaaagtcACCAGTCTCTTGATATCAAGCTCTTGACCTTGGAAAGTTATAAGGAAATGCTTGTCAAAACCGTTCTGAAATTTATCACCTCTTTTAAAACTTACACTATCGGGTAGTCTAGTCAAGTAGTTAAGTAAAGCAACAGTTCGTGCTCGATATTTATCTCAACACAGAAGACGCCTAGGAACGCTGGATATTCTGGCCATTATTTGCAAAATGCTCCTGGCTCTGCCACCATGAAATATAGAGACACTGTGCTTACCTATCACCTTGCAACGTCATAATCCGGTTTAGCCGGTCTATCCGCCGTCAGCTGCAATACCCTTCCCTTCTTACATCGGCCAACCAGAATACGCGTCCTCGCGCGAACTAAGTAGTTTACAGCGGAATCATGAATTTTTAACAGCCACTATTTAAGCCGCATAGTAGCCATTCGCCCATGCCTCCGAGATTCGGCAAGCAATAGCGCTGCCCGGCCTTGGAGTCACTAAGCAGAATTTCCAATGCCTGTCAACAGCGCCCTTCACATGATTTCACAAACATCGTCCTTGTGACTCTCCCTCCGTTCTAACATAAGATGTTTCGTGTTTCATGGTAATCAAAGGCAAACATGTCGACCGATGAATGGCTGGATCGGGTGATGCTTATAGAACAAGCTGTCGCCAAGTGCCGCGGAGATGTTGCGCACGCTCAATCAGCGCAAAATGAGGAGGAACTGCGGGCAGTTATCACCACGATGTGCCACGATATTATCGGAATAATCGGAAGGCCTCAGGTTGAGAGATCATTGCAAGCATGGTCTGAAGTATACCCCGAGCAGGAGGGCGCCAGGTTGATAGAGAAGACGAGCATCTACCGCCATTTGGTCAGTGCTCAGACCCCACATACAGTATCTCTAAAGCTAATGGAATTCACAGAAGCAAAATAATACGGCTTGGGTCCCTATACCTGCGCAGGAAGACATAAGGTCTGAAGCCCAAGCTGGCTCGTTGAGACCGACACCTGGAACATCATCTTCGCCTCCATCGGTACAAGAAATGGAGGTTCAGAACCGGGCGGAGAGACTTCGGGATGCTCTCTGTCTACCACCTATTCGCCGCGCCTCTGCAGACAATATCAATCTATCGCATCCGAGATACGTATCTCACTTACCACCAAGCCATCAAAGGACACCACAAGATGGTTACTATTCTCCTTTCACGACCTCTCCGACAACACGAAGTAACTGTTCAGAGTCTCCAAGGGTTCTTCCTCCAATCATATCATTTGGTGACGACATAGCCGAGTCGCCTGTCTTTCATACTCCCCTGAGTAGTCGACGAGCAAGCCAGGTATCATACCCAGCCTCAGATAGAAGTCTAGACCCCTTCCAGCCTATTCACTATGATCCAAACCCTCACGAGAAGGCAGCACCGAGTTTGAAGTCGTACCCCACTAACAACATGACAACTCATGGCGGCGTGGATCAGAATAATGGTACGTGTCGGATACCGAGTGACAAAAAGGCTGGCACTACATTCCATGAGATCCCAACGTCTTTAGCAGAGTATCTTGAGAGGATCCTTGCTGCAGGGGACATGCCGTTTACTCTGGCTGGCTTCAGGGATACAGATAATTATTACAACTGCCCATTCTGTAGCGAGAATGGGAAGAGGAATTATAAAAGGTCAGGACCTTTTGCGGACCATTTAGTAAGACACTGGAAATCACTACAGACATAATAGCAAGACGGACATGGTTAGAGGCCAGTCCCATTGTCGAAGAAGAAATAATCGACTCCACTCATAATATTGGCTATTTACATAAAACATCTACTCATAACTGTCCTCCAAtccgaagaagagaaagcttACTCGCGCTCGCAAGTCATAATCTAAGGACGGTGAAGCAAGATCTTGCCGTTCTTGTCATACCAGATCTTCCTCGCCTTCACCTGTCGAAGGTAATCCTTACCAGACGTATGCGCATCAGCAAAGAAAAGCCACCACTGTCCCTTATACTCAACAATACTTCCATGAGTAGTCCACCCATCAACAGGATCAAGAATCTTGCCCCGGTAGGTATAAGGACCGTAGATGTTCTTGGAAGTAGCGTAGACAAGGAAGTGGGTATCACCGGTGGAGTACATGAGGTAGTAAAGCTTGCCGCGCTTGTGGATCCAAGGGCCCTCGAAGAATCGTCGCTTGTTGTCCTCAGCCTGAAGAGGCTTGCCTGTCTCGGGGGCGAGAATGACGAGATCGCGGGGTGTTTCGGTGATCTTGTGCATGTCCTTGCTTAGCTTGGCGATCTGAGGAGATAGGGCATTGGTGCCGTTAGGAGCAGCCTTGTCTCCAATCCACGACTCGTTAAAGTTCTTTTTATCCTGCCAGGCTTGGAGCTGGCCGCCCCAGATACCGCCCCAGATGAGGTAGGCCTCGTTATCAGTGTCGACGTAGCTAGCAGGATCGATACTGTACGTGCCAGGGATCCAGCTCTTGTCGGCCTTGAAAGGACCGCTGGGCTTGTTGGAGACAGCAACTCCAATTCTGAAGATCtcatccttgtccttggcgGGGAAGTACAGATAATATTTGCCGTTCTTATGAGCTGCGTCAGGAGCCCACATTTGCTGCTTCGCCCAGGGAACGTCATCGACTGAGAGAGCGACGCCGTGGTCGACAACGGGATCTTTACCATAGATGCTCTTCATGGAGTAGGTATGGTAATCCCTCATGGCGTATTGAGCGCCTCCTGTGCCGTTGACAACATTGGCTTCGATGTCGTGAGATGGGTAAACCCAGAGCTTGCCTTCGAAAACATGAGCCGAGGGATCTGCGGACCAGAGGTCGGTGATCAGGGGAGGAATGTCATTAGTGTCTTGCGCAGCGCATTTGCTGGTCAGAGAGAACAGCAATGCTGAAGACAGAAACTTGAGCTGCATCTTAGCGAGCTGTAGAACCTAATGCTTGATTGACAAGATTGAACAAGAGCCTGATGAGTAGCAATTCTATGGATCGTGCCCATCTCTTTTATATCCAGTTTCTCGCTACTATACCAACTGCCGTGACGATGACCTCAGCTAAGTTTATCCCCTTGATAAATCAGCCTATTCCCCCTGGAAATACGGGGTTGCGGGGTATCTTCTTGGCACAGGATTGGCCCGCCGGATAAAACAATTTTAATAGAGTTTACTGGATGTTTTCTATATAAACTCTTTGTCATGCTGCACAGCGCCCTCAACTAAGCAGCTGGGGGCGATAAACACACCGCCAAGCGTAAGCAGATACGACGTCCATCACGGTAAGATTTGTGCCTAAATTGAGTTTCTATTATCCAGAATTACCCGTGTAGTATTTTGTTGATGTTAGTGAGAAAATAGTCTATTTGAGTTTATACTTGCCAGGGGATCGTCAGGAATATAGACTATTTCGGAATTCAGTGCATGCTTGGTCGTGTCATGGACTGGTGCGCTTAGCATTGGGCCCCGCAGAGTACCAGATTACCGGTCCATTCAGCTTACAAGCAGGACATGGCCAAGGTGCACGATGCTACCTCATTGGATCTTGCCTTCCATGTTTGCGTAATGCATCTAGAACCTCAGATACATTGGACCCTGGGAGAACGAAAAGTCAAGCTCATGCTGTTTCACGGTCAAGGGCCGTTTAAGAACGTGCCGTCCTGCAAGATGCACCGACAGATCCGGCCGTACTAGCCGGTCGCTGATTGATGCCATGTGAAACATTCATCGAGTCTTAGCGCCAACGATGTTAGATGTAGTGGACCTGGGGCAAATGTTCCGAAAACCAGGCATCGTATTCGCCCTAGCAAAGAGGATCAATAACTAAGGCACAGCATGCGGCGATTGCTTTTCTTTCGGCAAAATTACAATTATTGTAGTTACACAAACATTAATTGGGGGCCAGCATGGATAATGGCAATATACATGAAGGCATAAGGGACGTGGTTTAGGCAGCCAACTAACATGGCGCCTGAGGTATCAACATTAGCCTGATGGGCTGATGTCTTGCAGCAAAATGAAACACCTGTACGAAAAAcagaagcaaaagcaaaagcagaAATATCAACATTTCAGAGTTTGAGCCGAAATCATGGCAAGAATCATATACAGAAGTCGCCACATGATGACCCGCGGCTTTAAACCAATCCAATACTATTATTGCTTTGGAGGCCCATCCAGCCCCAACTCTGCCAGCATCCCACCATATCGGCCTGACCGATATAAGCGCAGTGCAGAAGATGAAGCGCGAATCAAGGATTTGTATTCACACGGCTCACAGAACTGGAGTCAGGAGGATGTCCAGGCCTTCGAGGATATTGTCGGCAGAGACGACGCGAGGCAAGATGAGGCTAGAGAGCCATTGAGACTTATGATAAATTGCTACTTTGAACACCTCAACCTTGTACCCTTACCTCCTCCTCTCCCAGCTTGTAGCTATTGGTTAGCCCACACTCGGGCCGAGAACTGCAAAAGGGAAAAGGTGAGGCCTTTTATGGTTGCATGTGATAAAGGATTGCTTGATCACGTCAAGGCTTGGACGCAAGATGGGGAACGGTTAGAAGCACTTCACCAGATGGGGCTCCAAGACGGCTTGGTCTTTGCAGCGAGAGCAAATCAGATTGAGGTGATCCGGTACCTGCTCGATGAAAGATGGACTTCTCTGAACGGTGAAGTGGTGAGGGAGGCTTGCGCTAACCTTTCCTTACNNNNNNNNNNNNNNNNNNNNNNNNNNNNNNNNNNNNNNNNNNNNNNNNNNNNNNNNNNNNNNNNNNNNNNNNNNNNNNNNNNNNNNNNNNNNNNNNNNNNNNNNNNNNNNNNNNNNNNNNNNNNNNNNNNNNNNNNNNNNNNNNNNNNNNNNNNNNNNNNNNNNNNNNNNNNNNNNNNNNNNNNNNNNNNNNNNNNNNNNNNNNNNNNNNNNNNNNNNNNNNNNNNNNNNNNNNNNNNNNNNNNNNNNNNNNNNNNNNNNNNNNNNNNNNNNNNNNNNNNNNNNNNNNNNNNNNNNNNNNNNNNNNNNNNNNNNNNNNNNNNNNNNNNNNNNNNNNNNNNNNNNNNNNNNNNNNNNNNNNNTTGAGTCACTGCCGCTGACATCAACGCTGTAACCTATCTCATTGAGGCACAGCACTGTCGAGAGCAGTTCACCACCAAAACTGGGAGATTGTTGAGTTTCTTGTTGAGCAAGGGGCAGATCCGTTTGTGAAAGGGCCTGCTTCTAAGGAAGATTCATTCGACCCGGCGCTGAAATTTGAGGATCAGCCTTGGCAGAGGAGCGAGGAGGTGGAGAGTTATCTACGAGGTTTGATGAGTGGATCAAAATTGGAGATTGGAGGAGAAACCCTAGAGGAGGCGAGGAAGAACCCACTGGTGCGCATTATCGAGAAAGTGAAGAGCAGAGACTGAACTAGGGAAGAGAGTACCTAAACCGGCGGTTTATTGTCTCCTTTGATCCTATTCACCTATAAAATATCGCCTGTCCTACGGAGATATAGTTAAATGCTGGTAACAGAGCCTCAACTGGCTAGAGAAAGGTTATTCACCTAAATAGAAAAGCCAATGAAACCGCGACTGTTTGCCAGCTTCCTCAAATAGCAGTTTCAGCCTTAGCAGACCCGCAGCTTCGGACGATCTACGTTTGTTTGATCTTAGTGTAACGCATTTTAATGGATCTAGACCCTCGGGCCGCCTCCGGGACGAAATTGGTTGGTCACAAATACGCAAGGCTACAGTCAGCTAGTTAGAGAACTAGTGACAACTCCTGCAAGCTCCTAACGCATGAATGTACTCCTTTCTCACGGAGCGGGGCTTCCATCGGTGGCTTCGATAAGGATAAAGCTCAATCTCTTCCCCTGTACGACCTAATAAATAGCCCTCGCCACCTAATTCCTAAatttctcctcatcctcactgcCCTTTTCCAGTCGTAAAAATGGCCGACGATTCATCCAAATCATCGACAGACCCCTCCGCTGCCGTCGGTCCCTCGAAAGAAGCGAACAAACTGCTCCCCGAAGAAACAGAACTCGACCAAGATGGCTTTCACAACgatcaccaagaccacctGGACATGCAGCGCCTGGGCAAGAAACAGCAGTTCAAACGAACGTTTTCGCTGTGGTCGTCAATTGGCTTTGTAGCTATTTACATGGCGACGTGGGAATTTGTGCTGATTTCCCTTGCGCCGGGTTTCACGAACGGTGGATATGCTGGTGTTTTCTGGTGTTTTGTTACCACGACCATTGCGTACTCTGCCGTCGTTGCGAGTTTGGCGGAGATGGCTTCTATGGCGCCTACTTCGGGTGGGCAGTATCATTGGGTTAGCGAGTTTTCACCGCCAAAGTATCAGAAGGTTCTCTCGT
It encodes:
- a CDS encoding alpha-N-arabinofuranosidase, whose product is MQLKFLSSALLFSLTSKCAAQDTNDIPPLITDLWSADPSAHVFEGKLWVYPSHDIEANVVNGTGGAQYAMRDYHTYSMKSIYGKDPVVDHGVALSVDDVPWAKQQMWAPDAAHKNGKYYLYFPAKDKDEIFRIGVAVSNKPSGPFKADKSWIPGTYSIDPASYVDTDNEAYLIWGGIWGGQLQAWQDKKNFNESWIGDKAAPNGTNALSPQIAKLSKDMHKITETPRDLVILAPETGKPLQAEDNKRRFFEGPWIHKRGKLYYLMYSTGDTHFLVYATSKNIYGPYTYRGKILDPVDGWTTHGSIVEYKGQWWLFFADAHTSGKDYLRQVKARKIWYDKNGKILLHRP